In Flavobacterium piscisymbiosum, the sequence CAACACATCAACATCTTTTATAATCGGAATTATTGCTTCATGATAAACGGTATCGGAACAAAAAGCATAACTCATCGCGGGAATAGGATCGAAAGATAATTTCTCATTTTCAATTACTGTTCCGTCATCGAGTGTCACATCTCCCCCGCCCTTTATTTTTTGATAATAAGCGGTATGAATATCATATTGCTGAACAGCCTCAACATTCAGTTTTCTGTCTCCGGGTTTTTCCTGAAACAAAAATCCGTTCGTGTAAACGCGATGTTTCAGCGGAATGGTTTTTACGATAACCTTTGTATCTTCAAAAATAACTTCACTTTCTTTTGACTCTAATTCATGAAAAAACAAACTATAAGTCGTCCAGGATTCTGTCAGTTTCAATTGAAGAAGAATTAATTCTTTAATTCCTTTTGGTCCGTAAATGTGCAGATCAGTTGTTCTGCCCAAAAGTGAAAAAGTCGAAATAGTACCAATTAATCCGTAAAGATGATCTCCGTGCAAATGCGAAATAAAAATGTGATTAATCTTAGAGAATTTAATCTTGTTTTTACGCAATTGTACCTGAGTTCCTTCGCCACAATCAATTAAAAACAATTTGTTCTTAATTTCTAAAACCTGCGAAGTCGGGTTGGTAAGTGTTCTGGGAGTTGCGGCATAACAGCCAAGTATGGTTAATTTCATTTTAAATTTTAGATTGTTGATTTTAGATTCTTTTCGATTTTAGATTTTAGACTGTAGATTTTAGATTAAAAAAATTAGAATTAATCTGCAATCTAAAAATCAAAAGCCTAGATTCAGGCATTAAAAAATCTAAAATCTGATCCCGAAGCCTCGGGACTAAAATCTAAAATCCTAAGTCTCTTTCGATTTCTTCCATTTCGATAATATCGTGTGCTTCTAAAAGAGAAGGCACTACGGTTAGTTTATCTGAAACGGCATTAAAGTCAAGATCAGCAACTACAATTACAAACGACTTTTTAGCTTTTTTTTGCTGTTTTGCAAGTGGTAAAAAAAGCTTCACTTCTTTTTCAGTCAAACCTGAATCTGCTGATAAATCGATTATAATATTTTGTTTTTCAAAGGTTTTAAATTGCTGCGTTACTTTTTCCAGAAAAGCATTAAAATCTCCCTGTGTATTTTTAATTGTAACGGTATGTCCTTTTTGATCTACTTTCATCTTCTTATTTATAGGCGCTATTGTGAGAGCTAAGGTACAAATTTTTTAGTTTTTATTTTTTGTTTCATGTAGAAATGAGATTTTACCGCAAAGTTCGCTAAGATTTTTAACCAATAATGCGTCAGGAAAACACAAAGTTCGCAAAGCTGCTTCAACAAAGCTTTGTGGTGAAAATTTTGTTCCAAGTTTCAGGTTCAGGTTGTCAGGCTGAGCAAAGTCGAAGCCCTTTGCGCTTATCCTTCGACTTCGCTCAGGATGACATACGTATTGAAACAAAATTAAACTAAACCTATTGAATCTTAGACGCCAATAAATAAATCACTGCCATTCTAATCGCTACACCGTTTTCTACCTGATTCAGAATTACAGAATGATCAGAGTCTGCAACTTCAGAGGTAATCTCTACTCCTCTGTTGATTGGTCCGGGGTGCATGATCACGATTTCTTTTCCCAGAGAATCTAATAAAGGTTTGTCTACTCCGTATTGTTGTGCGTATTCACGTGTTGAAGGGAAGAAATTCACATCCATACGTTCGTTTTGTACACGAAGCATATTGGCAAC encodes:
- a CDS encoding ribonuclease Z, with the translated sequence MKLTILGCYAATPRTLTNPTSQVLEIKNKLFLIDCGEGTQVQLRKNKIKFSKINHIFISHLHGDHLYGLIGTISTFSLLGRTTDLHIYGPKGIKELILLQLKLTESWTTYSLFFHELESKESEVIFEDTKVIVKTIPLKHRVYTNGFLFQEKPGDRKLNVEAVQQYDIHTAYYQKIKGGGDVTLDDGTVIENEKLSFDPIPAMSYAFCSDTVYHEAIIPIIKDVDVLYHESTFLESEAPLALKTLHSTAKEAAKIALKANAKHLVLGHYSTRYDGIERFKEEAAEIFPNVLLGDDGRSFEF
- a CDS encoding ribonuclease Z, producing the protein MKVDQKGHTVTIKNTQGDFNAFLEKVTQQFKTFEKQNIIIDLSADSGLTEKEVKLFLPLAKQQKKAKKSFVIVVADLDFNAVSDKLTVVPSLLEAHDIIEMEEIERDLGF